The Phaseolus vulgaris cultivar G19833 chromosome 10, P. vulgaris v2.0, whole genome shotgun sequence DNA window tgaACAGTGATTTTTGGGAAGATGTTGTCAATTTTTTCAAGAAATTGACCCTTGAtgtgattttgaaattttattatgtgtttGATCATTTAAATTGTAGTTGGTTTGGTTTTCTAGTTCAATTATTGTTCTATTGATTTATCTCTTAATTTGGAATGTGATCAATATAAAAATTTGGATAGTTGAATGATTCTAACAACGTTGATAGATTGATAAAGAATTTGAATTTTTcaagtacttttttttttaatttacaaaaaaaagtgatatttttattactattaaaaaagtttattaatattttatattaatgtcATGATAGAGCTACAGAAAAGGACAGTTATTCAAACATGAATTGAATTAATAcgcataaaaaaattactaaatctATTGGACTTGGTCTGATGTAATAGTCATTACATTTTGCACCCCATATCTTGAAGTGCACCCTCATATCTTGAAGttgtattttcaaaaaatttaaaatttcaatttacccctctaaaatttgtatttgagaatatataatacaattttatgttttagaatatataattcagaacataattttatattctaaattataattttttttaacaaacttatttaaaagaaaacaaatacattttggtttgttttaaaatgtatttttattcagaaataattttgaaattattaatatattttagaatataaaatttggaatgtatttttttatctaaaaatattttagaatacaATCTGAAATATAGATATGTATCTAggaatatataattcaaaataaaaatatgtattctgaattattacatatttaatattttgttcattctgaaatataaaaatttaactttcaatgtttttcttcattttatttatttaacttttttattttattcatccctgattgttataaaaaatcatttttaatacTAAAATAGAATTTAATGTAGAGATATGGTCCTAATAATTTTTCTcttcattaattttattatatttagaaGTCAAATTTTCTAATTGAACTACaagtataatttaattttgtgtGTGATGATTTTAGAGCTTTAcattgtaattaatttttgcTACTTTATGATAAATTATGCATATAATTTGTAAGGCTTCAATTATTTAACCTACAtttcatttaatatataattttattgatttgaAAGTGTGCTCATTTTTTAAATCCATACAAAAGTTCGGGTACATTTGAAAAAAGTGGATCCATCATCATGTAAATTACTTTCCATAACAACACCACAATCACAAAACTTTCTTAATCTTACATCTCTTAATAACATAGTTACTtacattttatttcttaatttataatttagtttagcatctatttgtattatttctaaatgtataaatttaaatccttctataatatgttttattttaaagttcTTAATCAATTAATCATAGATACTTCTATTCTTAAATTAAGACATCTCTCTTCTAAGATTTTATAAGTTTTAGGTCCTATGATAACTACCTATTAAATTATACTAACAtgacataaaatttaaaactctagaatataaaaataaaaggatatTTTTCTATATCTTAGATTTTCATTGTATATGTAACTCAACATCATTTTCACTTAAGAGTAACAATTCAAACATCAtagttaatttaatatttattataaggACCACTCAACCTAAAAGTTTACCAACATTCTAAGGATTCTCACCGTTCCAATCAATACactactacaaaaaaatcattcaatagaaaccaataataaagacaaaataattagtagttatattgattaaattaaatattattttagatactagaaaattattggtatctaaattagtttttattattgataaataatttttaaattgatatctaatttagcTACTGATATTTTAGCTTTcaactttagaatataaataattggtaggtaaaactttggtagctaattagataccaatctaaaaactatttatcaataataaaaattaattcagattctaataattttctaatctctaaaataacatctaatttagtcaatgtaacaactaattattttgtttctaaGATTGATTTCTATTTATGATTTTCTAGCCGTAGGGATATAAAAAGATTAATTGTATAGAATGACACATTTTATATTTGAACTTTTAAGTTGCAATCTCAAATCCTAAGCCACTTACATGCTTCAATCTTGAGAAAAAAGGTTGATAACATATCACATAAAGATTGGCTTGTGAGCATGTAAATACATATGAGAGTTTCTCCCAGAATGGACCTTGTTAGAGATGAAACTATGAGGACACATTGGCTCTTTGAAGGATCATAAATCTTTTTCTACTAACACTCTCCACACGTTCACCAAGTTTTGCAAGATGTTCCATTCTCCTTTTCCACAACTCTGAAGAGCCTAACTGATTTGCCTTCACTTCAGCTTCAGCTGCATCATTTTCTGATACCTCAACACTTCTGTCATCTGCAGGCTGCTCTTCATCAGAGTCTTCCATTATCTGCTTCAGTCTCTCCACCACCTGACTCATCGTTGGCCGGTCTTTCGCACTCTTTCGCAGGCAATGATCGGCAAGTTTTGCCAGTTTTCTTGCTCCATTCATGCAATACTCTCCCTGAAGCCTCTGATCAATTATTGTGTCAAACTTCTTGCTATCAGCAGGGTACTGCTTCACCCACTCCAGCAGTTTCTTCTCTGGTTTAGGCCTGTTTCTTTCCATTGAACGCCTTCCAGTAAGCATTTCATATAGCACCACCCCAAAGCTCCACACATCACTCTTGGCTGTGAGATGACCTGTCTCAATGTAATCTGGAGCAGCATAACCATATGTCCCCATCACCTAAcatgaagaaaaaaagtttataatCTTGATGATGATCATGCAGTTAAGCTCCATGACTTTTTGCTTATCTTTTATAAGTCATGTCATGTCTAACTCCATAACTTTAACATTGATTATGTGCAAGAAGATATTTGAATGAGATTGATCAAGGAAGAATGACAGAAAAGTCACTAGTTTAGACACATGCAAAGAAGGCCATTGGCAGCATCAGTTAGAAAGGTCATCATAAGAGAAAATCTAGAGGGATCTTGGGGTGAATAATCAAGTTCAATGAAGTCATGCAATCTATGCAGGTAGGATAAGACTTTGTTGTTGAATATTTGGTAAGTCATGTTTACAAATGGTATAAATTAAGTTTAGAATCTATGCAGAAGAATGCATGCAATGTGCTAATTCTGCTGGATATGGCATGGCACTTACAGCTGTTGAAACATGAGTATCACCAGCTACTGGCCCCTCCCTAGCAAGTCCAAAATCTGAAAGCTTTGGCTTAAAGTCTTTATCCAGTAATACATTTGAAGATTTGAAATCTCGATATATCACCTAGAGAATTAGCATGCAAATTGTTAAAAGCAGAGGAAGAAAAGTTCAGGagatataaatacaaattaaaagcTATCATACACTGAGAAAAGCAATTCAGTGATATGCGAAATGGTAACTAATGGTGTGAAATCCAAGTTTATGATATTACTCCTTTGAGTTGCCACTGTTAATTTATGGTCTAAAGttatgtattatatattgtGCAATTTACAGCCAATAGTAGAGAGTGTGTTAAAAAGAGTATGTTAAAGATGTTACTAACTTTTCTCATTCCTAGAGAACATTAAGTTCTTAAGGGGTTGAAGATTTCATGTATATTCAACATATGTTCACAATTCCTGTGTTTTATACAGTTGCACTTGCACATCATCATCTAAAGCATATAAATTTTAGCTTTTTCTTTCATAGAAAGTAAGTTAAAATAAGATACTATGATTGTTGCAACAGCCTAAATATCAAAGGAAAATGTGGTTTCAAAAATCAAACTATGCAAAGCAGGAATGAACCCAAGTTCAGAGGTTTTCATTATCAGATTAAACTATTTTGTCATGGGCACCCTGTTTCACTTCTAAAATAGGATGGATAAACTAAACTAAGATAAGAAAAGGTGGAAGTCAAAATTTGTGGCCATGAATAGccaaaaaagaaagagaagataACTCTTGAGTGACACTGTTAACAGATAGTAAGCATCACTTCCTCAAAAGAAATTTTCtagaaaattatcaaattttattttgaaggcAATGAATGAATGATCATATATCTCTAAGGAGAAGCAGGAATAATCTAGAATCATATTTCTTAAACTCAAACCTGAATTTCTAATTCTTCATGCAGATAAGTTAACCCTTGAGCTGCTCCAAGTGCTATTTCAAGTCTAGTTTTCCAAGGAAGAGGATCATATGCTTTATTGAAAAGATGAAACTCTAAGCTTTTGTTCGGCATGTATTCATACACGAGTAGTCTCTGCATGCCTCGTTCATCATCCAAAGCACAGTATCCAATAAGCTTTACGAGATTTGGGTGTTCCACAACACCAAGAAACTGAACTTCAGTCAACCATTCCTTGTGACCCTACATGAAAGAAGCAAAAATAGTCAAAGGAATATCCTCATATCACCATATTCAATCTTTCAATGtagaatgaaaataaagaacattGGAGCTTCTCTATGCTAGTAATCACTAACAAATTTCAGCATGCATAAATGACAAAATCTTGTCTATTACATAATTAGCACTTTAGGGTAAAAGATCCACCAATATAATCCCTCTGCACTTTCAAGTAGGAATAATATGTGGTTTCTTGATTAAGAAGTATCATAAACAATTTATACCAGACATGCAGAAAACCATTTATGGAGTTGCATTGCAGTACAATGTCTGTATATGTAAATCATACCTTAACATACTCAACATTCAATTCAATCCAATAAATTTTTGAGTAGAAAATATGGCTATAAATATATCAGGAAAAGTATCTTATCAATACTTGTAAGACAAGATTTTGTGTTTGAAATCGACTGAAGAAATCCCATTAATTAGCAGTAAGTAAATATAGATATTTGCCCCTAAAAAGGAGATTGTTTCCAACATTTGAACCTAAGGTCCAAGGATGAAAGATGCAACTATAAATGCATAGATCTATAGATGTCATTTTGAACTTAAACTCAATTACATATACATTAACACAGCGAATCTCCCTGCTTTTAAAATATAGATAGATAGTGAAGCGGATGACATAACTTTATCTTTTGGGTGAGACAAGAAAGGGGTTGACTATACTCTGCATAACTTTCAGTAGATTGGTGTATATGGTAAAACAGACAACAGTATAATTAATGTTGATCTTAAATGCTATCTGAGGTAAAAAGAAAATCAGCCCTGTAGTTAAATTAATGACCAAGGATCCAAGGGTACAAATCTTGATAACAAAAATGATATGCTATGAAGCTCAAACACACTATATGTACTGAACACAGACACACGGATATGGATACGGACACGGACACAACATTGGACAGAGACCGAACACAACATGGACACAAACACTAAACACTGGAAATTGGAACCATCGGACTCTAAATGCTTTGAACCATAACTATATGAGTTTATATGCGGAATTCTCTGACCTAGTACATCCCAAGGAAATTGTTGAGTCTCATACCTGTAATGCATTCTTGTTAAGCCTTTTGATGGCAACTACAGTAGGATTCCCCTTCCCATCAGCAGGCTGGATTGAACCTTTAAACACACTTCCAAAACCACCTTCTCCTATCTGAAAAAGCCTGTTGAAATCACTTGTTGCATGCTTGAGCTCTGAGATGGAGAAGACCCTCAAATTGTGACCC harbors:
- the LOC137818911 gene encoding probable serine/threonine-protein kinase PBL19, which translates into the protein MKCFYYFKDKSRNSKQRSAPELKKQEKLDFSGAERITKSSCSSASPRGIPELYEEKGHNLRVFSISELKHATSDFNRLFQIGEGGFGSVFKGSIQPADGKGNPTVVAIKRLNKNALQGHKEWLTEVQFLGVVEHPNLVKLIGYCALDDERGMQRLLVYEYMPNKSLEFHLFNKAYDPLPWKTRLEIALGAAQGLTYLHEELEIQVIYRDFKSSNVLLDKDFKPKLSDFGLAREGPVAGDTHVSTAVMGTYGYAAPDYIETGHLTAKSDVWSFGVVLYEMLTGRRSMERNRPKPEKKLLEWVKQYPADSKKFDTIIDQRLQGEYCMNGARKLAKLADHCLRKSAKDRPTMSQVVERLKQIMEDSDEEQPADDRSVEVSENDAAEAEVKANQLGSSELWKRRMEHLAKLGERVESVSRKRFMILQRANVSS